The DNA region gaatgtcaatTTTTAAGCAATATTGCGCCCCCACTGAGCATTTTTCACGCAACTTTTGGCCTTTGATAAACGGATGAACTTGGGAACTCCAAGTTCATCTgtttatctgagccgcttatccacacaagggcaATTAGCAAGCCGCCTGACCGAAATCGCGCCGAACTCTGGCCGCGCAGGGCGAGGAGAGTCACGGGTACCGAGaactggcggcggcggcgaagcGGGTCCAGTCGGTCTCGGTGGCCGTCTGCACTTCCAGGGACGCGTGGGCCCGCTACGCCGTTCGGTCGGACACCATCGCTCTTTTCAGAAAGGTACGGTTAGCGTCGCACCGCGACCTGGGCGGCGCCGCTCACGTTGGCGTTCCGTCGGGTCCAGGCCGACAAGCGTCGGGAGAACCTCGTGATTGCCGAGGCCAAGAAGATCGAGCCGGACGGTCTGGTGAACTTCATCGTGGTGAACGAGCTCCGATACGTGACGGAGTACAACCAAGCGGTGGGTCCGACTCCGCCGGCCGCGGCGACTTTTGGCTTTGGCCAACGCTCCGGCTTTCTATCGCAGACGGCCGTGGGCCTCTTCAACTCGGACGTGAAGACGCACCTCCTGCTCTTTGCCAACAAGGGCGGCGAAGGATTTCAGGAGCTGAAGGAGCGGGTGGGGGCTTTGGCTCCGGAGTTCACCGGCAAAGTAAGAAGATTGCTTGACCTCCGTTTTGCAGTCTCAAAAGATTTTCCCCTCGGAAAAAATTACAATCACGTCGATAATTCTTGCCTGTTGCCATCGCAAAAGATTTGAGCACGTTCATATCCTCCGCTTTCATACAAGAAGTAAAGCGCGGCATCCGCAACCTTAACTCTATTGACGTTGTTCTGCTGAGCAGCCAAATAATTCATTTCCACTGTGCTTTAATTtcacaaaaagttccatttctgCTCCCATTTATGATcatcaatcaaatgaaaagcCCCAATCTCATAAGACTATGATCAATAATATCCATCGTTGACTTCCGAATTCCTGAAATGGAAGGACGCGGGCACACGTCGGAGTTTTAAATCGTGACGGCTGTCAGTCGTGAATTTTTGCAGTTCTTGTTCGTGCTCATCAACGGCGCCGAGGAGTCCAACTTCCGCTCCCTGCGCTACTTCGGGCTCAAGGCGTCGGCGCTCCCCCGCGTGGGCATCTACGACGGCGACTCGGACATGAAGTGGCTGCTGCCCCCGGGCGACGTTTCCGCGGCGCGCGTCCGAGACTTCTGCGAGGCTTTCCTGCGGGGGGAACTGAAGGTGAGCGAGAAGCCGTCGCAAGGACGTTCGGCGCCGTCTTTGCGAAAGTGGACGACGGAAGTGCTCAGGCCGGGACGCTTTCTTTTTAACAATCGCTTgacattttccatattttgtctCGAGCAATGCCCcccatgcattttcttctcatttACGCGGGCTGGACTTCTACCCTTAAACCGCACAAATTGGTACCGAGCGTATGCGAGGAACCAACCCTCGATCCCACTGGATATTTCCTTTTAGCAGTCCAGtgcaacctcggttctcgaccataACCCGTTCCAGGAGactgttcgagaaccgatttgttggAGAACCGAATGTCtgtagaatagattttaaagttctgctacaggATTTCGGTCCTGAACACATGAAAGACGTACTGACGGAATGCAAACccggtagagctctgagatcaaatGGTGgcgcgcagagtccaaagcaaacgaggcgaagcagcattttgcTCTgatgctgccaaaaaaaaaaacccaaataagttgccaacagaggggAGGTCAACCCCAAGTATGAatattttcaaatccaggttgaaagctCTTCTTTTCCCCTCATGCTTTTTCGGATATATCCACTTtatgatcatattacttgcactggatgccgttttgtctttttttttttttaatattttgtttgtcgtttgtattgtttttatcccattttaaatgtattatctCTTCGTTTTCCAATGCTTTGAATCGTGTAgggcgcattgagttacctcctgtatgaaatgcgctatacaaatatatttactttgctttgctttcccacgtctgcgtacagaggctgcgatATAcataacaacgcgcgtcgtggatcagctggtcagcGCCGTGCccgatatgttatttccgggttttgtcgcaaGCGTTCGAGTCCCGatcttcatttgaaaaccgaagcaaaaaaaatgtttgttcaaaAATCTGTTCAAGAGCCGAGACCCTCGAGAACCGAATATTCACTGTATAGGACTTGTCCCATGTGAACGTGTGTAAAAATCCTTGGATGAAATTGTGCTCGTTTTTGTTGAGAAATTCCAAATTGCACCTCAGGCCAGGAGctgtcagatgctcagggcGTTTAGCGCAGGCGCTTGCGTCGTGGCGCCGACGCTCGCCTCTTCCGCCGCCCTGAACGAAAAGGTCGCAGGACCTCGTTCTGGACGTtgacgttttgtttttgctcaggGCGTTTAGCGCAGGCGCTTGCGTCGTGGCGCCGACGCTCGCCTCTTCCGCCGCCCTGAACGAAAAGGTCGCAGGACCTCGTTCTGGACGTtgacgttttgtttttgctcagaGCGTTTAGCGCAGGCGCTTGCGTCGTGGCGCCGACGCTCGCCTCTTCCGCCGCCCTGAACGAAAAGGTCGCAGGACCTCGTTCTGGACGttgacgttttgttttttgtatttatccCACTCTGGTGCAGGATCCACCTCTTGTTGTTcctgtcttttttgttgttgttgttgttttaaagttaATTGATCATTTTTGCCGAATTGTGGGTCATAAAGACATTTTCCGTACTTTTCAGGAGGCGCAACAGGCCGGAGAAGAGACCAAAACAGAGCTCTGATGCTGATCAAAGATGGAATTGCGTGCTAGAGATGGAAAGtgagttgaataaaaaaaagagtaagtAGTAAAACTGCTCCTGGTGTCAAGAGCGCAGCTGCACGGCTACCCGTCGcgtgtcttgttttgttttgtccgcTCACGTCTGCGGTCGACCGCGGCGAGGCGGCCGCAAGCTGCAAACGGGCCGGCGCGCTCCGTCGGCCGTGCCGCAAATGTCACGGTCGCCCGACCGCTGCCGCGAGAGTGACGGCGGCACCCGGGGGCCAGAGGTCAAATAATAACGGATTATTTGCATCTGACGTGCACGTCGAGATTTGCGGGATCAGTTTGAAATCGGCGTGACGTCGGCGCCGGCCAAATGTGCGCGCGTGTGACCCGAACACCAAAACCGGACTCGGCGTCGGCCGTGCGGGGAAACGACAATCGGGTAGCGGCCGTATGGATCACCTGGCGCCGCTCGTGCATGTTCAGTACCGAACTAGTGACCGTTAGTGCAGATTTTGGAAGCCGCGTTTGAATGAAGGCGCATTTGCCGAAAAATTCGTGCTTGTGTCAGCGCCAATCTGACTGCAAAAAGTCAAAGCGACTGTCCGCCAAAACGACAGCCACGGACCTCTAAAGTGATCGGCGGCAATGACGTACGTCTACAGAAACACGTTTGACATTCTTACATGGAAAGTTTTTCAGTCTCATGATCTGCATTAGTGTTTATTTGAAGAGTTCTTCGTGGTTGTCACGGCGCAAATCTCACTGCCAAAAGTTCAGAGGATTCGGATAGAAAATTGATATGATTCAGAATTATCCGTGTTTTCTGTGAAGTTTGACATTTTCGGAACATTTGAAATCtgcaattggggaaaaaaatgagatgacTCGAGTGCATGCCGCCATTGGTTGTTGTTTAAAGCCACAGCAGTCGGCTTAGTTCACTGCGGAAGTCGTCGCAATTacacaaaatgatttttgtgatcggcggcacggtggagcagtcggtaaagcgttgggctcacagtcctgaggacccgggtttgatctcgggtttgcatgtcctccccgtgcctgcgtggcttttttccgggtgggcactccggtttccattcattggacactctcaattgccccaaggtgagattg from Syngnathoides biaculeatus isolate LvHL_M chromosome 9, ASM1980259v1, whole genome shotgun sequence includes:
- the LOC133506670 gene encoding endoplasmic reticulum resident protein 27, whose translation is MLIGLFFFVLVSCALAEQEDVLLPRLNDTKATEAFVDSAEVVVIGFLEGEESHGYRELAAAAKRVQSVSVAVCTSRDAWARYAVRSDTIALFRKADKRRENLVIAEAKKIEPDGLVNFIVVNELRYVTEYNQATAVGLFNSDVKTHLLLFANKGGEGFQELKERVGALAPEFTGKFLFVLINGAEESNFRSLRYFGLKASALPRVGIYDGDSDMKWLLPPGDVSAARVRDFCEAFLRGELKEAQQAGEETKTEL